One stretch of Streptomyces peucetius DNA includes these proteins:
- a CDS encoding S1 family peptidase encodes MRRTPRARICLPALLALTTVGLGSGTAGAADATGAGGNPSPGVAASPAQYALHTSLERDLGDRTAGSYLDAESGELVVTVTDAEASTEVRATGARAELVERSMAQLTAAMDTLESKAKITGTSWGIDPSANKVVVEADSTVSAASMAKLLSVAARLGDAVSIKRVPGAFKKEVAGGDAIHGGGYRCSAAFNVSHGTTRYFLTAGHCTNSASSWSATSGGPAIGTREGTSFPTNDYGIVRYTDGSQPAGDVNLYNGNHQDITASADAIVGQSIRKSGSTTKLTSGTVTAVNVTVNYGDGPVYNLVRTTACSAGGDSGGAHFAGSTALGIHSGSAGCTGSSGSALHQPVQEALSAYGVAVY; translated from the coding sequence ATGAGACGCACGCCTCGCGCGCGCATCTGCCTTCCCGCCCTGCTGGCCCTGACCACCGTCGGACTCGGCTCCGGAACGGCCGGTGCGGCCGATGCCACCGGCGCCGGCGGAAACCCGAGCCCGGGCGTGGCCGCGTCGCCCGCCCAGTACGCGCTGCACACCTCGCTCGAACGGGACCTCGGCGACCGCACCGCCGGCTCGTACCTCGACGCGGAGAGCGGCGAACTCGTCGTCACCGTCACCGACGCCGAGGCCTCGACGGAGGTGCGGGCCACCGGTGCTCGCGCCGAACTCGTCGAACGCAGCATGGCGCAGCTGACGGCCGCCATGGACACCCTGGAGTCCAAGGCGAAGATCACCGGCACGTCATGGGGCATCGACCCGTCGGCCAACAAGGTCGTCGTCGAGGCCGACAGCACCGTCTCCGCTGCCTCGATGGCGAAGCTGCTGAGCGTCGCCGCACGGCTCGGCGACGCCGTCAGCATCAAGCGCGTCCCCGGCGCGTTCAAGAAGGAGGTGGCGGGCGGCGACGCGATCCACGGCGGCGGCTACCGGTGCTCGGCGGCCTTCAACGTCTCCCACGGAACCACCCGCTACTTCCTCACCGCCGGGCACTGCACCAACTCCGCGAGCAGTTGGTCCGCCACCTCCGGAGGACCCGCGATCGGCACCCGCGAGGGCACCAGCTTCCCGACCAACGACTACGGCATCGTCCGCTACACCGACGGCTCGCAGCCGGCGGGCGACGTCAACCTCTACAACGGCAACCACCAGGACATCACCGCCTCGGCGGACGCGATCGTCGGCCAGTCCATCCGCAAGAGCGGCTCCACCACCAAGCTCACCAGCGGCACGGTGACGGCGGTGAACGTCACCGTGAACTACGGCGACGGCCCGGTCTACAACCTGGTCCGCACCACCGCATGCTCCGCCGGCGGCGACAGCGGCGGCGCCCACTTCGCCGGCTCCACGGCGCTCGGCATCCACTCGGGCAGCGCCGGATGCACGGGCAGCAGCGGCTCGGCCCTCCACCAGCCGGTCCAGGAGGCACTCAGCGCCTACGGGGTCGCCGTCTACTGA
- a CDS encoding macro domain-containing protein, with the protein MSEIRYVRGDATAPQGRGVKLIVHVCNDLGGWGKGFVLALSRRWPEPEAAYRRWHRERAGNDFGLGAAQFVQVGPYLWVANIVGQRGTRTGSKGVPVRYEAIDRALVAVGDKALELGASVHMPRIGCGLAGGKWSRVEPLIAGRLTARGIEVTVYDHGD; encoded by the coding sequence ATGTCCGAGATCAGGTATGTCCGGGGGGACGCCACCGCGCCGCAGGGCAGAGGCGTCAAGCTGATCGTGCATGTGTGCAACGACCTCGGCGGCTGGGGAAAGGGCTTCGTGCTCGCCCTGTCCCGCCGCTGGCCCGAGCCGGAGGCGGCCTACCGCCGCTGGCACCGCGAGCGCGCGGGCAATGACTTCGGGCTGGGGGCTGCCCAGTTCGTGCAGGTGGGCCCGTATCTGTGGGTGGCCAACATCGTGGGCCAGCGGGGCACACGCACCGGCAGCAAAGGCGTGCCCGTGCGGTACGAGGCGATCGACAGGGCTCTCGTCGCGGTGGGGGACAAGGCCCTGGAGCTCGGGGCGTCCGTCCATATGCCGCGCATCGGCTGCGGCCTCGCGGGCGGCAAGTGGTCGAGGGTCGAACCGCTGATAGCCGGCCGGCTGACGGCCCGAGGGATCGAGGTCACGGTCTACGACCACGGCGACTGA
- a CDS encoding cytochrome P450 — protein MTQSLLHQILDYANRADPYPIYEELRKTPVHREEDGPYVVSTYYEIRSLLHDPRISSDARNLASTVRDPLAESAQEEESALPPSFLRLDPPEHDRLRHMTNRTFGPPHSPHRIDGMRGELHGIVSGLIDGIGDPGRIELVEQFSYPFPVTVICRLLGVPREDEARFHTWADTIAASLDPDPDADPAERGKVSHDARMQLGMYLAGLIEERRKKPGDDMLSELATTKGQDGTMTTMELLSTAALLLIAGHETTVNLVTNGMLTLMRNPDVLQRLRADPRLAVPIVEELLRFEPPVQLVPQRTTLTDIEVRGVTIPKGASLWLVLASGNRDPQRFEDPDRFDPDRRDIQHLGLGSGIHSCFGAPLARLEAQLALSELARRLENPRLLEDPPPYRQNAVLRGPRHLPITCDGIRP, from the coding sequence ATGACGCAATCCCTGCTGCACCAGATCCTGGACTACGCCAACCGCGCCGATCCGTACCCGATTTACGAAGAGCTGCGCAAGACACCGGTCCACCGGGAAGAAGACGGGCCGTACGTCGTCAGCACCTACTACGAGATCCGCAGCCTCCTCCACGATCCCCGGATCAGTTCCGACGCCCGCAATCTGGCATCGACCGTCCGCGACCCGCTGGCCGAGTCGGCACAGGAGGAGGAGAGCGCCCTGCCACCGAGCTTCCTGCGGCTCGACCCGCCGGAGCACGATCGGCTGCGACACATGACGAACCGGACCTTCGGCCCGCCGCACTCCCCCCACCGGATCGACGGAATGCGTGGAGAGCTCCACGGCATCGTCTCCGGCCTCATCGACGGCATCGGCGACCCAGGCCGGATCGAGTTGGTGGAGCAGTTCTCGTACCCCTTCCCCGTGACGGTGATCTGCCGGCTGCTCGGGGTGCCGCGCGAGGACGAGGCGCGCTTCCACACCTGGGCGGACACCATCGCCGCGAGCCTGGACCCCGACCCGGACGCGGATCCCGCCGAACGGGGCAAGGTCTCGCACGACGCCCGTATGCAGCTGGGCATGTACTTGGCCGGCCTGATCGAGGAGCGCCGCAAGAAGCCCGGGGACGACATGCTCTCCGAGCTGGCGACGACCAAGGGCCAGGACGGCACCATGACGACGATGGAACTGCTCAGCACCGCCGCGCTGTTGCTGATCGCGGGGCACGAGACCACCGTCAACCTCGTCACCAACGGAATGCTGACCCTGATGCGCAACCCCGACGTCCTGCAACGGCTGCGTGCGGATCCGCGGCTGGCCGTGCCCATCGTCGAGGAGTTGCTGCGCTTCGAGCCGCCGGTGCAGCTGGTGCCGCAGCGCACCACCCTCACCGACATCGAGGTCCGCGGCGTCACCATCCCCAAGGGCGCCTCCCTCTGGCTGGTTCTGGCGTCCGGCAACCGCGATCCCCAGCGCTTCGAGGACCCGGACCGCTTCGACCCCGACCGCCGGGACATCCAGCACCTCGGCCTGGGCAGCGGCATCCACAGTTGCTTCGGCGCGCCGCTCGCCCGGCTGGAGGCCCAGCTCGCCCTGTCGGAACTGGCCCGCAGGCTGGAGAACCCACGTCTGCTGGAGGATCCGCCCCCGTACCGCCAGAACGCCGTGCTGCGCGGGCCCCGGCATCTGCCCATCACCTGCGACGGGATCCGCCCCTGA
- the sph gene encoding sphingomyelin phosphodiesterase produces MPQSELRRASGAAVSAALSTVLAASALVGAAPSAAAASAAGTPDLKVLTYNAFLFSKSLYPNWGQDHRAAAIPAAPFFQGNDVVVLQEAFDNSSSDALMQGAAGQYPHRTPVVGRSRDGWDATGGSYSSTTPEDGGVAVLSKWPIVRKEQYVYKDACGADWWSNKGFVYAVLDVNGTRVHVVGTHAQSTDPGCDPGEAAEMRSRQFRAMDAFLDGKNIPASEQVVVAGDLNVDSRSPEYASMLADGGLVGADTRTGHPYSFDTQENSIAAERYPDDPREDLDFVLHRAGHVKPSGWTNEVIKERSAPWSVSSWGTTYTYTNLSDHYPVIASGQ; encoded by the coding sequence GTGCCGCAGTCCGAGCTCCGCCGTGCCTCCGGCGCGGCCGTGTCCGCAGCCCTGTCCACCGTGCTCGCCGCCTCCGCCCTGGTGGGCGCGGCGCCGTCGGCGGCCGCGGCATCGGCCGCCGGAACGCCGGACCTGAAGGTCCTCACCTACAACGCGTTCCTTTTCAGCAAGTCCCTCTACCCCAACTGGGGCCAGGACCACCGGGCCGCGGCCATACCCGCGGCGCCGTTCTTCCAGGGCAACGACGTCGTCGTGCTCCAGGAGGCCTTCGACAACTCCTCGTCGGACGCCCTGATGCAGGGCGCCGCCGGCCAGTATCCGCACCGGACGCCGGTGGTGGGCCGGAGCAGGGACGGCTGGGACGCGACCGGCGGCTCGTACTCGTCGACCACCCCGGAGGACGGCGGGGTCGCCGTCCTCAGCAAATGGCCGATCGTCCGCAAGGAGCAGTACGTCTACAAGGACGCGTGCGGCGCGGACTGGTGGTCGAACAAGGGATTCGTCTACGCGGTCCTCGACGTGAACGGCACCCGGGTGCACGTTGTGGGCACCCACGCGCAGTCCACGGATCCGGGCTGCGACCCGGGTGAGGCGGCCGAGATGCGCAGCCGTCAGTTCCGTGCGATGGACGCCTTCCTGGACGGCAAGAACATCCCGGCGTCCGAACAGGTCGTCGTCGCCGGCGACCTCAACGTGGACTCGCGCTCCCCCGAGTACGCCTCGATGCTGGCCGACGGCGGTCTGGTGGGGGCGGACACACGCACCGGTCACCCGTACTCGTTCGACACACAGGAGAACTCGATCGCCGCCGAGCGCTACCCGGACGACCCGCGCGAGGACCTCGACTTCGTCCTGCACCGGGCGGGGCACGTGAAGCCGTCCGGCTGGACCAATGAGGTGATCAAGGAACGGAGTGCGCCCTGGTCGGTATCGAGTTGGGGCACCACCTATACGTACACGAATCTGTCCGACCACTATCCGGTGATTGCCTCCGGCCAGTAG